A single genomic interval of Microbacterium sp. zg-Y1090 harbors:
- the gltX gene encoding glutamate--tRNA ligase, producing MSSAPHPLTTTASGADVRVRFCPSPTGLPHVGMVRTALYNWGYARHTGGKMIFRVEDTDAARDSEESYRQLVDALTWLEIDWDEGVEKGGPHAPYRQSQRGDIYAGVLQQLIDAGAVYESYSTAEEIDARNEANGRAKQLGYDNYDRTLTDEQKAAFRAEGREPAWRLRVPDEDVTYVDLIRGEVTFPAGSFPDFVVVRAGGQPLYTFTNPVDDALMGITHVIRGEDLMPSTARQLALYAALIDAGVTTFVPRFGHMPLVLGEVGNKKLSKRDPKADLFLQREKGFIHEGLLNYLALLGWSLSHDRDVFSLEEFIAAFDIADVNPNPARFDQKKAESINGDHIRMLDADDFAARIVPYLVGAGVVSDPPTPEQQKMITASAPLVQERVQLLGEVPGLLGFLFTDDVAYDEDAVAGLPANANEVLVASVGALELVPEQGFTAAAVQEALAEALIEGLGLKPRVAYGPLRVALSGRRISPPLFESMELLGKTETLRRLGALVERRA from the coding sequence ATGTCCTCTGCACCGCACCCCCTGACCACGACCGCTTCCGGCGCCGACGTCCGCGTCCGCTTCTGCCCCTCGCCGACCGGTCTTCCGCACGTCGGCATGGTGCGCACCGCCCTGTACAACTGGGGCTACGCGCGTCACACCGGCGGAAAGATGATCTTCCGGGTGGAGGACACCGACGCGGCCCGCGACAGCGAGGAGAGCTACCGTCAGCTCGTCGACGCGCTCACCTGGCTCGAGATCGACTGGGACGAGGGCGTCGAGAAGGGTGGCCCGCACGCGCCCTACCGGCAGTCTCAGCGCGGCGACATCTACGCCGGGGTGCTGCAGCAGCTCATCGACGCGGGCGCCGTGTACGAGTCGTATTCGACGGCCGAGGAGATCGACGCGCGCAACGAGGCCAACGGGCGTGCCAAGCAGCTCGGCTACGACAACTACGACCGCACGCTCACCGACGAGCAGAAGGCGGCCTTCCGCGCCGAGGGTCGCGAACCGGCGTGGCGCCTGCGCGTGCCCGACGAAGACGTCACCTACGTCGACCTCATCCGGGGCGAGGTGACCTTCCCCGCCGGGTCGTTCCCCGACTTCGTCGTCGTGCGGGCGGGTGGACAGCCGCTGTACACCTTCACCAACCCGGTCGACGACGCGCTCATGGGCATCACCCACGTCATCCGCGGCGAGGACCTCATGCCCTCGACGGCCCGTCAGCTGGCGCTCTACGCCGCACTCATCGACGCCGGCGTCACGACGTTCGTGCCCCGGTTCGGCCACATGCCGCTCGTGCTGGGAGAGGTGGGCAACAAGAAGCTCTCCAAGCGCGACCCGAAGGCCGACCTGTTCCTGCAGCGCGAGAAGGGCTTCATCCACGAGGGGCTGCTGAACTACCTGGCGCTGCTGGGCTGGTCGCTGTCGCACGACCGCGATGTGTTCTCCCTCGAGGAGTTCATCGCCGCCTTCGACATCGCCGACGTCAACCCCAACCCGGCCCGGTTCGACCAGAAGAAGGCCGAGTCGATCAACGGTGACCACATCCGCATGCTGGATGCTGACGACTTCGCTGCGCGCATCGTGCCGTACCTCGTGGGTGCCGGTGTCGTCTCCGACCCGCCGACGCCCGAGCAGCAGAAGATGATCACGGCATCGGCCCCGCTCGTGCAGGAGCGCGTGCAGCTGCTGGGGGAGGTGCCGGGACTGCTCGGCTTCCTCTTCACCGATGACGTCGCTTACGACGAGGATGCCGTCGCCGGCCTTCCCGCCAACGCGAACGAGGTGCTCGTCGCCTCGGTCGGCGCGCTCGAGCTCGTGCCCGAGCAGGGATTCACGGCCGCCGCCGTGCAGGAGGCCCTGGCCGAGGCGCTCATCGAAGGCCTGGGACTCAAGCCGCGCGTCGCCTACGGCCCGCTGCGGGTCGCCCTCAGCGGCCGGCGCATCTCGCCGCCGCTGTTCGAGTCGATGGAGCTGCTGGGCAAGACCGAGACCCTCCGCCGCCTGGGCGCGCTGGTCGAGCGCCGCGCCTGA
- a CDS encoding OapA N-terminal domain-containing protein, producing the protein MAARRKARTATLMRSPRPWVCCEVLDIETPGVCACRTGGTKDDRHWFARKGGPNVAVRCRTRTPSVRICTLGLSSTDAGTQLLRGNVQTSPRVADGTVRSRPEMSSKLPHKHRWMLLLLSVVVL; encoded by the coding sequence ATGGCGGCCAGGAGGAAGGCCAGGACCGCGACGCTGATGCGCAGCCCCAGGCCATGGGTGTGCTGTGAGGTTCTCGACATTGAGACTCCGGGTGTGTGCGCCTGCAGGACAGGCGGGACGAAGGACGACCGACACTGGTTCGCCCGTAAGGGTGGCCCGAACGTAGCAGTGCGGTGTCGCACGCGAACTCCATCTGTGAGGATCTGCACGCTGGGACTAAGTTCCACAGATGCCGGGACTCAGTTGCTTAGAGGAAATGTACAAACCTCGCCGCGTGTCGCGGATGGGACCGTGCGGAGCCGTCCAGAGATGTCCAGCAAACTCCCACATAAACACAGATGGATGCTCTTGTTACTGTCTGTGGTTGTGTTGTAA
- a CDS encoding 1-phosphofructokinase family hexose kinase: MIVTLTANPSLDRTVELAAPLEVGGVQVARGAREDAGGKGINVSRVAAASDVPTLALLPLAADDPFAVALHGTGIPVVTVPVVGHARANITITDPEGETTKVNLRGASLRDDERAAVVDAVVEATAGAQWLVLAGSLPPGVPDDFYVEVIDAVRRRWADAAPRIAVDTSGPALAAVVAHGRPDLIKPNEHELADLAGIALDPEADLVTAVLPVARRLVPERVGAALVTLGGDGAVLVTGEGAWAGRPPRIRVHSTVGAGDSSLAGYLIADSRGAEPGERLRSSIRYGAAAASLPGTQAPRPSDLPTGEVPVRTIDD; encoded by the coding sequence ATGATCGTCACACTCACCGCCAATCCCTCATTGGACCGCACCGTCGAGCTCGCCGCCCCGCTCGAGGTCGGGGGCGTGCAGGTCGCACGGGGCGCTCGGGAGGATGCCGGCGGCAAGGGCATCAACGTCTCGCGGGTGGCCGCGGCATCCGATGTGCCCACTCTGGCGCTGCTGCCGCTGGCGGCCGACGACCCGTTCGCGGTCGCGCTCCACGGCACCGGGATCCCCGTCGTCACGGTGCCCGTCGTCGGTCATGCCCGCGCGAACATCACGATCACCGACCCGGAGGGCGAGACCACCAAGGTGAACCTCCGCGGCGCCTCGCTCCGTGACGACGAGCGCGCGGCCGTGGTCGACGCGGTCGTCGAGGCCACGGCGGGCGCGCAGTGGCTCGTGCTGGCGGGATCGCTTCCCCCCGGGGTTCCCGACGACTTCTACGTGGAGGTCATCGACGCCGTTCGGCGGCGCTGGGCTGATGCCGCACCCCGCATCGCCGTCGACACCTCGGGGCCGGCGCTGGCCGCGGTCGTGGCGCACGGTCGGCCCGATCTCATCAAGCCGAACGAGCACGAGCTCGCCGACCTCGCCGGCATCGCCCTGGACCCCGAGGCCGATCTCGTCACCGCCGTGCTGCCGGTCGCCCGGCGACTGGTCCCGGAGCGGGTCGGCGCGGCGCTGGTGACGCTCGGCGGCGACGGTGCGGTGCTCGTCACCGGCGAAGGGGCATGGGCGGGGCGGCCGCCGCGCATCCGCGTGCACTCCACGGTCGGCGCCGGCGACAGCTCGCTGGCGGGCTATCTCATCGCCGACTCCCGCGGCGCCGAACCCGGCGAGCGGCTGCGCAGCTCGATCCGCTACGGCGCCGCCGCCGCCTCCCTGCCGGGCACGCAAGCGCCCCGGCCCTCCGACCTTCCCACCGGCGAGGTGCCGGTGCGGACCATCGACGACTGA
- a CDS encoding DeoR/GlpR family DNA-binding transcription regulator: MYAMERHQLIERMVSQDGRVAVVDLAERFGVTTETVRRDLDQLERAGALRRVHGGAVARERMSLAEPSLAERASVRGAAKQEIAERALDVLGDGFRGSIYLDAGTTTAALAALLPTRLAETDGTAEVVTHAMTIAAVLAGSPRLSLTVIGGRVRGLTGAAVGSHTVRAVEGLRPDVAFIGTNGISAGFGLSTPDPEEAAVKRAIVQSARRVVVVSDAQKFDAELLVAFAGLDDIDVVVADRTPGAALGAALEEAGTEVWTA; encoded by the coding sequence GTGTACGCGATGGAACGCCACCAGCTCATCGAGCGAATGGTCTCGCAGGACGGCCGTGTCGCCGTGGTCGATCTCGCGGAGCGCTTCGGCGTGACCACCGAGACGGTGCGGCGCGACCTCGACCAGCTCGAGCGGGCAGGTGCCCTGCGGCGGGTGCACGGCGGCGCGGTCGCCCGCGAGCGGATGAGCCTGGCCGAGCCGTCACTCGCCGAGCGGGCGTCCGTCCGAGGTGCGGCGAAGCAGGAGATCGCGGAACGCGCGCTCGACGTGCTGGGCGACGGGTTCCGTGGCTCGATCTACCTCGACGCAGGCACCACCACCGCCGCGCTGGCTGCTCTCCTGCCCACCCGGCTGGCCGAGACCGACGGCACCGCCGAGGTCGTCACCCACGCGATGACCATCGCCGCCGTGCTCGCCGGCTCACCCCGTCTCTCGCTCACCGTCATCGGCGGTCGGGTGCGCGGCCTGACAGGGGCCGCTGTCGGTTCCCACACCGTGCGCGCCGTAGAAGGGCTGCGGCCCGATGTCGCCTTCATCGGCACCAACGGGATCTCCGCCGGGTTCGGGCTCAGCACGCCCGACCCCGAGGAGGCGGCCGTCAAGCGGGCGATCGTTCAGAGCGCGCGCCGCGTGGTCGTCGTCAGCGATGCCCAGAAGTTCGACGCCGAGCTGCTGGTCGCCTTCGCCGGTCTGGACGACATCGACGTGGTCGTAGCCGACCGAACCCCCGGCGCCGCGCTCGGCGCGGCGCTGGAGGAAGCGGGAACGGAGGTGTGGACCGCATGA
- a CDS encoding MFS transporter yields the protein MPEPQAPGGLDLDRLRRRTVGVLATGQVLGGIAFGATISLGAVLAAEVSGDETLSGLATAAVTLGAAALAVPLAALAHRHGRRPALAGGMAVALVGVGLVVVAAAIGLFPLLLCAFALIGAGQAANLQSRFAAADLATDSSRGRDLSLVVWATTVGAVLGPNLVGPGESVGAALGMPQLTGAYVFTVVAQALGIALYLVALRPDPLLVAQRLARQPATAGRAIARADRPVAARYAITAIAAGHGVMAAVMAMTPVHLLHQGADLSVVGFTISLHVAGMYALSPVFGILADRLGRVPTVLVGQALLTAALLLAAVGQDSAVAVTVALVLLGLGWSAATVAGAALLTEASDEQHRTARQGRSDLAMNLVGAAGAIGAGAVLGAIGYGGLALVALAAVAVVVVLAPLGRR from the coding sequence ATGCCTGAACCCCAGGCGCCTGGCGGCCTCGACCTCGATCGGCTGCGGCGCCGCACGGTCGGCGTGCTCGCGACCGGCCAGGTGCTCGGCGGCATCGCGTTCGGCGCGACCATCTCGCTCGGCGCCGTGCTGGCGGCCGAGGTGTCGGGTGACGAGACCCTGTCGGGACTCGCCACGGCGGCGGTCACCCTCGGCGCCGCCGCTCTGGCGGTGCCGCTGGCGGCGCTGGCGCACCGGCACGGGCGACGGCCGGCGCTCGCGGGCGGCATGGCTGTGGCCCTCGTCGGTGTCGGTCTGGTGGTGGTCGCTGCCGCGATCGGGCTCTTCCCCCTGCTGCTGTGCGCGTTCGCCCTCATCGGCGCGGGCCAGGCGGCCAACCTGCAGTCGCGCTTCGCCGCCGCGGACCTGGCCACCGACTCGTCGCGCGGCCGTGATCTGTCCCTCGTGGTGTGGGCGACGACCGTCGGTGCGGTGCTCGGCCCCAACCTGGTCGGTCCCGGCGAGTCGGTCGGCGCGGCGCTCGGGATGCCGCAGCTCACCGGTGCGTACGTGTTCACCGTGGTGGCACAGGCGCTGGGGATCGCGCTGTATCTGGTCGCGCTGCGCCCCGATCCGCTGCTGGTGGCCCAGCGGCTGGCGCGGCAGCCCGCGACGGCGGGGCGGGCCATCGCCCGCGCAGACCGCCCCGTCGCCGCCCGCTATGCGATCACGGCCATCGCCGCCGGCCACGGCGTCATGGCCGCCGTCATGGCGATGACTCCCGTGCACCTGCTGCATCAGGGCGCCGACCTGTCGGTCGTGGGATTCACGATCAGCCTGCACGTGGCCGGCATGTACGCGCTGTCGCCGGTCTTCGGCATCCTCGCCGATCGGCTCGGTCGGGTGCCGACGGTGCTCGTCGGGCAGGCCCTGCTGACCGCCGCCTTGCTGCTGGCCGCGGTCGGCCAGGACTCGGCCGTGGCCGTGACCGTCGCCCTCGTGCTGCTGGGGCTGGGATGGAGCGCGGCGACCGTGGCCGGAGCGGCATTGCTGACCGAGGCCAGCGACGAGCAGCACCGCACAGCGCGGCAGGGCCGCAGCGACCTCGCGATGAACCTCGTGGGCGCCGCCGGCGCGATCGGCGCCGGCGCCGTGCTCGGGGCGATCGGCTACGGCGGGCTGGCCCTCGTGGCGCTGGCGGCGGTCGCGGTGGTAGTCGTGCTGGCGCCCCTCGGGCGCCGCTGA
- a CDS encoding helix-turn-helix domain-containing protein, with amino-acid sequence MDDDPADLRDTVTELMARVTALEARLSRRDEPTSPPPDPDSADAFWALRGVEAERAENPSLADGIVMIVGSLTLPTGAPVAWQQGVATEGLLEADWSEHAAALQALAHPVRLELLRRILTGTTTTAELAGIDSLGTTGQLHHHLRQLVSSGWVRQSGRGSYEVPAARVVPLLSSLLGTGR; translated from the coding sequence ATGGATGACGACCCCGCGGACCTCCGCGACACGGTGACCGAGCTGATGGCGCGCGTGACGGCGCTGGAGGCGCGGCTGTCGCGACGAGACGAGCCCACCTCTCCCCCGCCCGATCCCGACAGCGCAGACGCCTTCTGGGCACTGCGCGGCGTTGAGGCCGAGCGCGCCGAGAATCCCTCTCTGGCCGACGGCATCGTCATGATCGTCGGGTCGCTGACCCTGCCCACCGGCGCCCCGGTCGCCTGGCAGCAGGGGGTCGCCACCGAAGGGCTGCTCGAGGCCGACTGGTCCGAGCATGCCGCCGCCTTGCAAGCGCTCGCGCACCCCGTGCGCCTGGAGCTGCTGCGCCGCATCCTCACCGGCACGACGACGACGGCGGAGCTCGCAGGCATCGACTCCCTCGGCACCACCGGCCAGCTGCACCACCACCTGCGTCAGCTCGTCTCCTCGGGATGGGTGCGCCAGAGCGGGCGCGGCAGCTACGAAGTGCCGGCGGCGCGCGTCGTGCCGCTGCTGTCGAGCCTGCTCGGGACCGGACGATGA
- a CDS encoding M23 family metallopeptidase → MTAVGRALYRVRGPLYYAAALVLISGVVWGLLVDEGPADRVRRALMGIALVVGVGCALLAWLGPRLLVEQSPRRVRAPVRGRWVAVNSPASAVPSHGVRAYGQAYAIDLVFDPPERPRPAFGGPRAMPPASDYPALGEPVHAMIDGVVVRASDWRRDHRARANTAGLAYMIAEGMLREIGGPGFIVGNHVTIRGDDGVYALVAHLQQDSVTVRRGERVIAGQQIGRCGNSGNTSEPHVHAQLMDRASLWTAQGVPLAFAGIHTSGASEPFDGVPANEEYLLAR, encoded by the coding sequence ATGACCGCCGTCGGGCGTGCGCTGTATCGCGTGCGCGGACCGCTCTACTACGCCGCGGCACTGGTGCTGATCAGCGGCGTGGTGTGGGGTCTCCTCGTCGATGAGGGACCGGCCGATCGTGTGCGCCGCGCTCTCATGGGCATCGCGCTCGTGGTGGGCGTCGGGTGCGCCCTGCTGGCCTGGCTCGGCCCTCGCCTGCTGGTCGAGCAGTCCCCCCGCCGCGTGCGGGCACCCGTACGGGGCCGATGGGTCGCCGTCAACAGCCCCGCCTCCGCCGTCCCCAGCCACGGGGTGCGCGCATACGGCCAGGCGTATGCGATCGATCTCGTCTTCGACCCGCCCGAGCGGCCGCGGCCGGCATTCGGCGGCCCGCGGGCGATGCCCCCGGCATCGGACTACCCCGCCCTCGGCGAACCCGTGCACGCAATGATCGACGGGGTCGTCGTGCGGGCATCGGACTGGCGGCGCGACCACCGCGCCCGCGCGAACACCGCCGGGCTGGCGTACATGATCGCCGAAGGGATGCTGCGGGAGATCGGCGGCCCGGGATTCATCGTCGGCAACCACGTCACCATCCGAGGCGATGACGGCGTCTACGCACTCGTGGCCCACCTGCAGCAGGACTCGGTGACCGTTCGCCGGGGTGAGCGCGTGATCGCGGGGCAGCAGATCGGCCGCTGCGGAAACTCGGGCAACACGAGCGAGCCGCACGTGCACGCCCAGCTGATGGACCGCGCGTCGCTGTGGACCGCGCAAGGTGTGCCCCTCGCGTTCGCCGGCATCCACACCTCAGGCGCCTCGGAGCCGTTCGACGGTGTTCCCGCGAACGAGGAGTACCTGCTGGCGAGATGA
- a CDS encoding PTS fructose transporter subunit IIABC, producing MTDTITADLVSLDEPLGDDKRAVIQALAARVAAQGRATDPDALAADAWAREQKDETGLPGGIAIPHAKSAAVTQASLAFARLNPGVPFGAPDGPADLVFLIAAPEGAAEAHLAVLSKLARSLMQEDFTSALRSAASAEDVVHIVRRAIGEEAAEEPTPVAASAAASSTAAPATAPQAEGAVPPAPQNSGVAPELTVDGRPARIVAVTACATGIAHTFMAADALSAAGKKTGIDLVVEPQGSSGYKALPKDVIDNADAVIFATDVDVREPQRFAGKPVVRSGVKRGIEQPVQMIEEAVAAAKDPNASRVSSAAASSSSSDSGSAERPGAGASIQRWLLTGVSYMIPFVAGGGLLMALGFLLGGYEVSNDAANVIIANSLWELPAGGLGQYLGSVFFMIGNTSMSFLVAALAGYIAFAIADRPGIAPGFVAGAVAVLMNAGFIGGIVGGLLAGGVAWWLGRLDAPRWLRGLMPVVIIPLLGSIVASGLMVLFLGRPIAWLMEQMTNGLNDLAATGLIVVVGVIVGLMMCFDLGGPVNKVAYAFAVAGLGTASATNTTPYLIMAAVMCAGMVPPLAMALASTVLARNLFTPVERENGKAAWLLGASFISEGAIPFAAADPLRVIPATMVGGAVTGALSMLFAVESRAPHGGIFVFFAIDPIWGFLVALAAGTVVSALIVVALKKWVAPKEYAEAEAAPAARVPATV from the coding sequence ATGACCGATACCATCACCGCCGACCTCGTCAGCCTCGACGAACCGCTGGGCGACGACAAGCGCGCCGTCATCCAAGCCCTCGCCGCGCGTGTCGCGGCGCAGGGACGCGCGACCGACCCCGACGCCCTCGCGGCCGACGCGTGGGCCCGTGAGCAGAAGGACGAGACCGGGCTTCCCGGCGGCATCGCCATCCCGCACGCCAAGAGCGCCGCGGTGACGCAGGCATCGCTGGCATTCGCCCGGCTGAACCCGGGCGTGCCGTTCGGCGCCCCCGACGGTCCCGCCGATCTGGTGTTCCTCATCGCCGCGCCCGAAGGGGCGGCAGAGGCGCACCTGGCCGTGCTGTCCAAGCTCGCCCGTTCGCTGATGCAGGAGGACTTCACCTCGGCGCTGCGATCCGCCGCCAGCGCGGAGGACGTGGTGCACATCGTGCGTCGTGCGATCGGGGAGGAGGCCGCTGAGGAGCCGACACCGGTCGCCGCGTCTGCAGCAGCGTCGTCGACGGCCGCCCCGGCGACCGCTCCCCAGGCGGAGGGCGCCGTTCCCCCCGCCCCGCAGAACTCCGGTGTCGCGCCCGAGCTCACCGTCGACGGGCGGCCCGCCCGCATCGTCGCGGTCACCGCGTGCGCCACAGGCATCGCCCACACCTTCATGGCGGCCGACGCGCTCAGCGCCGCCGGAAAGAAGACCGGCATCGACCTCGTCGTCGAGCCGCAGGGCTCCAGCGGCTACAAAGCACTGCCCAAGGACGTCATCGACAACGCCGACGCGGTCATCTTCGCGACCGACGTCGACGTGCGCGAGCCGCAGCGGTTCGCCGGCAAGCCCGTGGTGCGCTCCGGCGTGAAGCGCGGCATCGAGCAGCCGGTGCAGATGATCGAAGAGGCCGTCGCCGCGGCGAAGGATCCGAACGCCTCCCGCGTTTCGAGCGCCGCCGCCTCCTCCTCTTCCTCAGACAGCGGCTCCGCCGAGCGCCCCGGCGCCGGCGCCAGCATCCAGCGGTGGCTGCTGACCGGCGTCAGCTACATGATCCCGTTCGTCGCCGGCGGCGGTCTGCTGATGGCCCTCGGGTTCCTCCTCGGCGGGTACGAGGTCAGCAACGACGCGGCGAACGTGATCATCGCCAACTCGCTGTGGGAGCTTCCCGCGGGGGGTCTCGGGCAGTATCTGGGCTCGGTCTTCTTCATGATCGGCAACACGTCGATGAGCTTCCTCGTCGCCGCGCTGGCCGGCTACATCGCCTTCGCGATCGCCGACCGGCCGGGTATCGCGCCGGGTTTCGTCGCCGGTGCGGTGGCGGTGCTCATGAACGCGGGCTTCATCGGCGGTATCGTCGGCGGTCTGCTCGCCGGTGGTGTGGCGTGGTGGCTCGGGCGTCTCGACGCTCCGCGCTGGCTGCGCGGCCTCATGCCGGTGGTGATCATCCCGCTGCTCGGCTCGATCGTGGCATCCGGACTGATGGTGCTGTTCCTCGGCCGGCCGATCGCGTGGCTGATGGAGCAGATGACCAACGGCCTCAACGATCTCGCCGCCACCGGTCTCATCGTGGTGGTGGGCGTCATCGTCGGTCTCATGATGTGCTTCGACCTCGGCGGACCGGTGAACAAGGTGGCGTACGCGTTCGCCGTCGCCGGCCTCGGCACCGCGTCGGCGACGAACACCACGCCGTACCTGATCATGGCCGCCGTGATGTGTGCGGGCATGGTTCCGCCGCTGGCCATGGCGCTGGCGTCGACCGTGCTGGCGCGCAACCTGTTCACCCCGGTCGAGCGGGAGAACGGCAAGGCGGCCTGGCTGCTGGGCGCGTCGTTCATCTCCGAGGGAGCCATTCCGTTCGCGGCGGCCGACCCGCTGCGGGTCATCCCCGCCACGATGGTCGGCGGTGCCGTCACCGGTGCCCTGAGCATGCTCTTCGCGGTGGAGTCGCGGGCCCCGCACGGCGGTATCTTCGTCTTCTTCGCCATCGACCCCATCTGGGGGTTCCTGGTCGCCCTGGCGGCAGGTACCGTCGTGAGTGCGCTCATCGTCGTGGCCCTCAAGAAGTGGGTCGCGCCGAAGGAGTACGCCGAGGCCGAGGCTGCTCCTGCCGCCCGGGTCCCGGCGACCGTTTGA
- a CDS encoding fumarylacetoacetate hydrolase family protein, whose protein sequence is MRIARFSHQDTISFGIVDGPELVVLAGDPLFVGFETTDERVPLAEVTLLAPVIPRSKIVCVGKNYRDHAAEMGGEAPAEPLLFFKPNTSVIGPDDTIVRPAQSQQTDFEGELAAVIGRVAKNVPAERALDYVFGYTIANDVTARDLQRSDGQWARAKGFDTFCPLGPAIETEFDPTGDARVVTRLNGEVRQDGAIADMVHAVADVIAYASAAFTLLPGDVVLTGTPAGVGPFAAGDVVEVEISGLGILRNTARDA, encoded by the coding sequence GTGAGAATCGCGCGCTTCAGTCACCAGGACACCATCTCCTTCGGCATCGTCGACGGCCCCGAGCTCGTCGTGCTCGCCGGCGATCCGCTGTTCGTCGGTTTCGAGACCACGGACGAGCGTGTGCCGCTGGCGGAGGTGACGTTGCTCGCGCCGGTGATCCCGCGCTCGAAGATCGTGTGCGTCGGCAAGAACTACCGCGACCACGCCGCAGAGATGGGCGGCGAGGCACCGGCGGAGCCGCTGCTGTTCTTCAAGCCGAACACCTCCGTGATCGGACCGGACGACACGATCGTGCGTCCCGCGCAGTCTCAGCAGACCGACTTCGAGGGTGAGCTGGCCGCCGTGATCGGACGGGTGGCCAAGAACGTCCCCGCCGAGCGCGCTCTGGACTACGTCTTCGGCTACACGATCGCCAACGACGTCACCGCCCGCGACCTGCAGCGCTCCGACGGACAGTGGGCACGCGCCAAAGGCTTCGACACGTTCTGCCCGCTCGGCCCCGCGATCGAGACCGAGTTCGACCCGACCGGCGACGCCCGCGTGGTGACGCGCCTGAACGGGGAGGTGCGCCAGGACGGCGCCATCGCCGACATGGTGCACGCGGTGGCCGACGTCATCGCCTACGCCTCCGCGGCCTTCACGCTGCTTCCCGGTGACGTGGTCCTCACCGGCACCCCGGCCGGTGTCGGCCCGTTCGCCGCAGGCGACGTGGTGGAGGTGGAGATCTCGGGACTCGGCATCCTGCGCAACACCGCACGGGATGCCTGA